Within the Candidatus Dependentiae bacterium genome, the region AGAAAAAACACTTATAAAAGAAGTTATTTTTCGTGGTAACAGTGCCATTTCGGAAAAAGATATTCGTAAAAAAATTAATTTTGATGATATGCGTGGACTCGACGAGCAAGAACTCAAAAAATTCATCCGTGCTATCAAACGATTATACTTAGACAAAGGATTTCACCGTGTTGTTATCGACGCACGTATGGAAATAGATAAACAAAATAAAGCACAGGCCATCTTTACCATTAAAGAAAATAATCGCTCATTAGTTAAGCGCATTTTATTTGAAGGTAACGAACATATACGCAGTAAAGAATTACGTAGCATTCTCTTTACCCATGAAGACTGGATTGGTTCTATGTTAGATAAAACAGGCATATACCAACCAGATCGCCTTGAAGCTGATAAGCATATGATTGAACAGTTTTACCAAAACCAAGGTTTTTTAAACGCGCATATTATTGATATAAAACAAAATATGGATCAATACGGTAATTTCATTATCACATTTGTTATTCAAGAAGGGGACTTATATACAATCAAACGAATCAACGCACCTGGTAATGATGTGCTGCCTGAAGAATATTTACTTGCACGTATTGGTATTCGGCCTGGTTATTTATATTCACGTCAAATGATTGTGGATACCATTAAAATGTTAGAATTTATTTGGGGTGATCTTGGTTATTTGTTTGCACATATCGAACCATCAATTATTCCAAATGATGAAGACAAAACAGTATCACTTACCTTTCACTCAGAATTAGGCAACCAAGTCACCCTTAACGAAATCAATATTAAAGGCAACCATAAGACAAAAGATAAAATTATTCGTCGTCAAATTTTACTTGATGAGGGAAGTTTAATTACCAACTCGAAAATGGAAATTACCAAAGCACGCATCGAGTCACTTGGCTACTTTGACCAACGTGATGGTGTAAACTGGAAAATTAAACGAATAGATAAAGATATTGCCGATCTCGATTTAATGGTCAAAGAAGCAAAAACAGGTAACGCTAGTATTCAAGTAAGTTTTGGAGGTTCAGAGCACACAATCCAATCACCATTGAGTGGTGTTGCTTTTGAAGGTAATATTTCCGATCGCAATTTACTTGGTACTGGTATTAGGTTAAATTTAACCGGTAAACTGTCAAAGGATGAGCAAAACGTATTATTCAATGTCACACAACCATGGCTATTTGACCGGCCAATTCATCTTTCACTCGACGCATACCATCGCCGCCTTGGTTATGAAGAGTTTAATCATACACGCCCGGTTAACGAAACACATACTGGTGGTTCAATCACAACTGGTATGATGACCAGTTGGAATCATCAATTATTACGTGATATATTTTTCCGTACCACTGTTGGTGGCGACCATGTACGCTATGAAAGCATGCCATCTGCATCTGTTTTTTCTCTCGATGGTACACAACGAACCTTGGCTGAACAGCAATACAACACTATTTTAACAAGATTGTTTGAGCCTGGTAATTATGTATGGCTTGCTCTACATGCAGGGCAAGAAAAAAAGAATCACCCAATTCACCCAAGTAGAGGCTTAGGCTGGCTCTCTCGTGCACAATGTGCTATTCCAAGTTTAGGAAGTAATATTGGCTTTTTAAAATTTGATATTGACACACACTGGTATACACCAATTATTGGTGAACGTGATTTGGTATTACATTTACACGGATATGTCGGTTTAATTCATTTGTTTAAAAATCGTGCCATTCCATATCGTGAATTATTCCATATTGGTGGCCCGGCAAGTGTTCGTGGTTTCCTATTTGGCCAACTTGGGCCACAGTTTAATGCTGGCGGTACCAGCGATTCAATTGGTGGCAAAAAAGCATTATTTGTTAATGTAGAACTTATTTTCCCAATCACACCTGATCTGAATATGAAAGGCTTACTATTTTATGATGGTGGTACCGGTTGGGATACACCATTTAGATGCGATATTACACAAAATTTTTTAAAAAATAACTCGTTCCACTATCGTCATGCCGTTGGCGTAGGTATTCGATTGCTAAGCCCTGTTCCACTCAGCGTTGATTGGGGATTTAAAATCGACCCACGCAAAGGTGAAACATCCAGTGAAGTACATTTTAATATGTCATACGGTTGGTAATAAAAAAAGAAAAATTATTTGAATAAAAAGCATATATAAGATATTATAACCTATGAGGTTATGTAGTTTTAGTTATCGAATTCATATTGCATTATTAATATCTTACTAATAGGGGAATAATACATGAATAGATATTTATTGGCTCTTATTTTTTCAATTAATTTCGGTGTTTGCAATACTTTTTGCTTTAAAGAAAATATCAAGTCTAAAACAGAAGAAGTAGTAAAATGTCACTTTAAAACTATGATTAAGCCAAAAGTATACGAAAAACCTTTCTTATCAAAAAAAGAACACATCGGTAATTTCATATGTATAGTGCTTGATGGTAAAAAACATATTGTATATTATACAATAAATTATTCATATTCACGATTCGGAAAAGAAACAGTTGCATATGGTGATTTTACCATAGTAAGCCCAGGTAAACCAATATATACAGGTTCTATACCATTGATAAAATCCTATAATGATATCGTTATTAATAATAAATTAGAAAAAATTTTCATCTCGGAAATAACCAGAGGCGTTCTGGTGCAATTTGAAACAGAAATAGAAAAAAAAACTATTAAAAAAAAAGGCATTCAACAATCAAAAAATCATATGATAGCAGAAGAAAGTAAAATAACAGAAGAAGATAAAGAAAAAGTTGAAAATAATTTTCTAAAAAAAATCTATAACTGTGTAAACATAATCGATGTATTAAAAGATATTTATAAACGACACGAAGAATACGAACGCTCTTTAAGCCCTGCTGAAAAATCATTAGAGAAAGAAGGAACACTTCTTCAAGAGGAATGGTAAAAATAAGAAAATCACACAATAAAAGAGTATAAGAAAAAAAAAGCTCTGCGTTATTAACCGCAGAGCTTTTTTTTTACCATTAGAGTATGCTATCTTCCTTAAAACAAACCATGTAATACAGAAAAAAATTTGTACAATAAATAAACCGATTAAATAGTGAGCAAAAAATGAAGCAAAAAACATTTATTACTGTTTTTGTTGGTGCCCATATCCTTTTTATCTTTCTACAAATACATAAGCATAGCCAAATAGTTAAGAATTCGTATACCAAACAAAAATTTGAACAAGAAAAAACACTACTTATAAAAAAGAAACAGGCACTTACCCATCAACTATATGCATACAAAAATAAATCTGCTATCAAAGATTTTGCTACCAAGAAACTCGGTATGCAACCACTGCGACTCAGCCAAATAAAAACATTAACGAGTGCTGGATAAGACAATGACAAACGGCTATAAGATTCGTACCACGTTTGTTTTTCTATTATTCTGCGCTTTGTATAGCATCATTATTTTTAATTTATATCTAGTGCAAATCACCCAAAGCACTTTTTTTGCACGTCTTGGGCATAAACAATATAATTTTGCGATTACAACACATCCTCCACGTGCACCAATTTACGATAGAAGCGGTAAAAAAATTGCGCTCAATAGAGATGTACTTACTGCATTTATT harbors:
- the bamA gene encoding outer membrane protein assembly factor BamA, with protein sequence MSRKRYKKNTAVLFFLSILFVVPDTHSMGNYSTVDNNTPQTQQQNVAIATPRRIKKIIVMGNNLVPDDAITNRLTFKEKELFDPRKTGPSIKNLYKLGRLRNITIQAEHIGTDEIIIYIFVEEKTLIKEVIFRGNSAISEKDIRKKINFDDMRGLDEQELKKFIRAIKRLYLDKGFHRVVIDARMEIDKQNKAQAIFTIKENNRSLVKRILFEGNEHIRSKELRSILFTHEDWIGSMLDKTGIYQPDRLEADKHMIEQFYQNQGFLNAHIIDIKQNMDQYGNFIITFVIQEGDLYTIKRINAPGNDVLPEEYLLARIGIRPGYLYSRQMIVDTIKMLEFIWGDLGYLFAHIEPSIIPNDEDKTVSLTFHSELGNQVTLNEINIKGNHKTKDKIIRRQILLDEGSLITNSKMEITKARIESLGYFDQRDGVNWKIKRIDKDIADLDLMVKEAKTGNASIQVSFGGSEHTIQSPLSGVAFEGNISDRNLLGTGIRLNLTGKLSKDEQNVLFNVTQPWLFDRPIHLSLDAYHRRLGYEEFNHTRPVNETHTGGSITTGMMTSWNHQLLRDIFFRTTVGGDHVRYESMPSASVFSLDGTQRTLAEQQYNTILTRLFEPGNYVWLALHAGQEKKNHPIHPSRGLGWLSRAQCAIPSLGSNIGFLKFDIDTHWYTPIIGERDLVLHLHGYVGLIHLFKNRAIPYRELFHIGGPASVRGFLFGQLGPQFNAGGTSDSIGGKKALFVNVELIFPITPDLNMKGLLFYDGGTGWDTPFRCDITQNFLKNNSFHYRHAVGVGIRLLSPVPLSVDWGFKIDPRKGETSSEVHFNMSYGW